From one Sphaeramia orbicularis chromosome 9, fSphaOr1.1, whole genome shotgun sequence genomic stretch:
- the ggt5a gene encoding gamma-glutamyltransferase 5a isoform X2, with protein MARSKARVYTCCALILLILVAIIVCIAVLVRRKCPDDTFSRAAVAADSQKCSEIGRDILKQGGSAVDGAIAALLCTSIMNPQSMGVGGGSIFTVMSSSGEVKIINSREIAPQAVNPNLLKSCAAAIQITPDAQWIGIPGEIRGYEKAHKLYGKLPWAKLFQPTIQMAREGFPVPQIQGRYIPFVNDSKALRKIFSDENGNLLKIGDIVKFEKLADTLEIIANQGADAFYNGTIAKDLIHDIQEAGGTLTLQDLASYKATVSDAWAFPLGEYQMYIPPPPAGGIILSLVLNIMKGYLNSASATGEEKTLTYHRYIEAFKFVNGLKKHIRDPNFSSEKFPQKKLMEDNFANLIRKMISSEKTHDAQYYNITPHLDSIGTTHVSVLAEDGSAVSATSSINYIFGSKVFSPRTGVILNNQLSDFCWRVDNIYPGEQPPSSMSPAVLKSQTKTLVIGSTGGSMITTGIASTLMNHLWFGKSLKEAIAAPVVFVNSTNAVRFESHFDKNVIQALKNMGHDLDTAGRFFNVVQAVEKEDGCICAVSDARKLGKAAGY; from the exons ATGGCGAGGTCAAAGGCGAGGGTTTACACTTGCTGCGCTCTGATTCTTCTCATCTTGGTGGCTATCATTGTGTGTATTGCTGTACTGGTGAGGCGCAAGTGTCCGGATGACACTTTCTCAAGAGCTGCAGTGGCTGCAGACTCTCAGAAATGTTCGGAGATTGGACG AGACATCCTCAAACAAGGAGGCTCTGCGGTAGATGGCGCCATTGCCGCATTGTTGTGCACGTCCATCATGAACCCGCAAAGTATGGGCGTCGGAGGAGGGTCAATATTCACAGTTATGAGCAGCTCTG gtgAAGTGAAAATCATCAACTCCAGAGAAATTGCACCACAGGCAGTTAATCCTAACCTCTTAAAGTCGTGTGCTGCTGCCATCCAGATCACACCAG ATGCCCAGTGGATTGGGATCCCGGGGGAAATTCGAGGTTATGAAAAAGCCCACAAGCTGTATGGGAAGCTGCCATGGGCCAAGCTTTTCCAGCCGACCATTCAGATGGCCAGAGAAGGGTTCCCTGTTCCTCAGATCCAAGGACGATACATTCCATTCGTCAATGATTCCAAGGCGCTACG TAAGATCTTTTCAGATGAGAATGGAAACTTGCTGAAAATTGGTGACATTGTGAAGTTTGAGAAACTGGCTGACACTTTGGAGATAATCGCTAATCAAGGGGCAGATGCCTTCTACAATGGAACAATAGCAAAGGATTTAATCCATGACATACAGGAGGCAG GGGGAACACTCACGCTGCAGGACTTGGCATCATATAAAGCCACAGTGTCTGATGCGTGGGCTTTTCCTTTGGGAGAGTACCAGATGTATATACCCCCACCCCCTGCAGGAGGCATCATCCTCAGCCTCGTACTGAACATCATGAAAGGTT ACCTTAATTCAGCGTCTGCAACGGGGGAAGAAAAGACGCTGACCTATCACCGCTACATTGAGGCTTTCAAGTTTGTCAATGGACTGAAGAAACACATCCGTGATCCTAACTTCAGCTcagaaaag TTCCCACAGAAGAAACTCATGGAGGATAACTTTGCCAACCTCATCAGGAAAATGATCAGCAGTGAGAAGACTCATGATGCCCAGTATTACAACATCACGCCCCATCTGGACAGCATAGGCACCACCCATGTGTCTGTTCTAGCTGAGGATGGATCTGCAGTTTCTGCCACTAGCAGCATCAACTACAT TTTCGGCTCAAAGGTCTTCTCTCCGAGGACTGGAGTTATCCTCAACAACCAACTGTCTGACTTCTGTTGGAGAGTTGACAACATTTATCCTG GGGAACAGCCTCCCTCCTCCATGTCTCCCGCTGTGCTAAAGTCTCAGACAAAGACGCTGGTGATTGGATCGACTGGTGGGAGTATGATCACGACTGGAATCGCCTCT ACACTCATGAACCACCTCTGGTTTGGGAAGAGCCTTAAAGAGGCAATAGCTGCACCAGTTGTTTTTGTCAATTCCACAAATGCAGTGAGGTTTGAATCTCACTTTGATAAA AATGTAATCCAGGCTCTGAAAAATATGGGACATGATCTAGACACGGCAGGGAGATTCTTCAACGTGGTCCAAGCTGTAGAGAAGGAAGATGGCTGTATCTGTGCTGTGTCGGATGCCAGGAAACTAGGCAAAGCAGCtggttactaa
- the ggt5a gene encoding gamma-glutamyltransferase 5a isoform X1, giving the protein MARSKARVYTCCALILLILVAIIVCIAVLVRRKCPDDTFSRAAVAADSQKCSEIGRDILKQGGSAVDGAIAALLCTSIMNPQSMGVGGGSIFTVMSSSGEVKIINSREIAPQAVNPNLLKSCAAAIQITPDAQWIGIPGEIRGYEKAHKLYGKLPWAKLFQPTIQMAREGFPVPQIQGRYIPFVNDSKALRKIFSDENGNLLKIGDIVKFEKLADTLEIIANQGADAFYNGTIAKDLIHDIQEAGGTLTLQDLASYKATVSDAWAFPLGEYQMYIPPPPAGGIILSLVLNIMKGYNLNSASATGEEKTLTYHRYIEAFKFVNGLKKHIRDPNFSSEKFPQKKLMEDNFANLIRKMISSEKTHDAQYYNITPHLDSIGTTHVSVLAEDGSAVSATSSINYIFGSKVFSPRTGVILNNQLSDFCWRVDNIYPGEQPPSSMSPAVLKSQTKTLVIGSTGGSMITTGIASTLMNHLWFGKSLKEAIAAPVVFVNSTNAVRFESHFDKNVIQALKNMGHDLDTAGRFFNVVQAVEKEDGCICAVSDARKLGKAAGY; this is encoded by the exons ATGGCGAGGTCAAAGGCGAGGGTTTACACTTGCTGCGCTCTGATTCTTCTCATCTTGGTGGCTATCATTGTGTGTATTGCTGTACTGGTGAGGCGCAAGTGTCCGGATGACACTTTCTCAAGAGCTGCAGTGGCTGCAGACTCTCAGAAATGTTCGGAGATTGGACG AGACATCCTCAAACAAGGAGGCTCTGCGGTAGATGGCGCCATTGCCGCATTGTTGTGCACGTCCATCATGAACCCGCAAAGTATGGGCGTCGGAGGAGGGTCAATATTCACAGTTATGAGCAGCTCTG gtgAAGTGAAAATCATCAACTCCAGAGAAATTGCACCACAGGCAGTTAATCCTAACCTCTTAAAGTCGTGTGCTGCTGCCATCCAGATCACACCAG ATGCCCAGTGGATTGGGATCCCGGGGGAAATTCGAGGTTATGAAAAAGCCCACAAGCTGTATGGGAAGCTGCCATGGGCCAAGCTTTTCCAGCCGACCATTCAGATGGCCAGAGAAGGGTTCCCTGTTCCTCAGATCCAAGGACGATACATTCCATTCGTCAATGATTCCAAGGCGCTACG TAAGATCTTTTCAGATGAGAATGGAAACTTGCTGAAAATTGGTGACATTGTGAAGTTTGAGAAACTGGCTGACACTTTGGAGATAATCGCTAATCAAGGGGCAGATGCCTTCTACAATGGAACAATAGCAAAGGATTTAATCCATGACATACAGGAGGCAG GGGGAACACTCACGCTGCAGGACTTGGCATCATATAAAGCCACAGTGTCTGATGCGTGGGCTTTTCCTTTGGGAGAGTACCAGATGTATATACCCCCACCCCCTGCAGGAGGCATCATCCTCAGCCTCGTACTGAACATCATGAAAG GTTATAACCTTAATTCAGCGTCTGCAACGGGGGAAGAAAAGACGCTGACCTATCACCGCTACATTGAGGCTTTCAAGTTTGTCAATGGACTGAAGAAACACATCCGTGATCCTAACTTCAGCTcagaaaag TTCCCACAGAAGAAACTCATGGAGGATAACTTTGCCAACCTCATCAGGAAAATGATCAGCAGTGAGAAGACTCATGATGCCCAGTATTACAACATCACGCCCCATCTGGACAGCATAGGCACCACCCATGTGTCTGTTCTAGCTGAGGATGGATCTGCAGTTTCTGCCACTAGCAGCATCAACTACAT TTTCGGCTCAAAGGTCTTCTCTCCGAGGACTGGAGTTATCCTCAACAACCAACTGTCTGACTTCTGTTGGAGAGTTGACAACATTTATCCTG GGGAACAGCCTCCCTCCTCCATGTCTCCCGCTGTGCTAAAGTCTCAGACAAAGACGCTGGTGATTGGATCGACTGGTGGGAGTATGATCACGACTGGAATCGCCTCT ACACTCATGAACCACCTCTGGTTTGGGAAGAGCCTTAAAGAGGCAATAGCTGCACCAGTTGTTTTTGTCAATTCCACAAATGCAGTGAGGTTTGAATCTCACTTTGATAAA AATGTAATCCAGGCTCTGAAAAATATGGGACATGATCTAGACACGGCAGGGAGATTCTTCAACGTGGTCCAAGCTGTAGAGAAGGAAGATGGCTGTATCTGTGCTGTGTCGGATGCCAGGAAACTAGGCAAAGCAGCtggttactaa
- the asphd2 gene encoding aspartate beta-hydroxylase domain-containing protein 2 produces MEWSLESVREMVAGGMQSIRECEICAFAIGMCVLLLFMWYCYRVGREHGSSPLRGRYLAGPGRIGGVVGGFMSSDCRGRGKGKHGSMLEEQNGFAFCQSSECFRCTSAGESLNQRLYHSLQDYAKRYTWSGMGRVHKGVRDQGRYLNSRPTIQRPEVFFLPDLPSAPFFSREVQRHDVELLEQSFPALLAEFESIYHQPPARSGSSLPPGWKVNSTPRGQWWTYYLVNQGTPLVLNVRRCPRAWRVLGQLRTFIANNVFGNACFSVLTPGALITEHYGPTNVRLRCHLGLRVPPSCELVVGGEPQCWSEGSCLLFDDSFLHRAFHEGGAEDGPRVVFMVDLWHPNVAAAERQALDYIFTPGRLEDKEGK; encoded by the exons ATGGAGTGGTCACTGGAGAGTGTGAGGGAGATGGTGGCTGGAGGGATGCAGTCTATAAGGGAGTGTGAGATCTGTGCTTTTGCCATAGGCATGTGTGTCCTGCTGCTCTTTATGTGGTATTGTTACAGGGTGGGCCGAGAGCATGGCTCCAGCCCCCTTCGTGGGAGGTACCTGGCTGGGCCTGGCCGGATTGGAGGGGTGGTGGGGGGCTTTATGAGTTCAGACTGCCGTGGAAGGGGCAAAGGGAAGCATGGGTCCATGTTGGAGGAGCAGAACGGCTTCGCTTTCTGCCAGTCGTCTGAGTGTTTCCGCTGTACTAGTGCTGGGGAGAGTCTGAACCAGAGGCTCTATCACAGTTTGCAGGATTATGCCAAGCGCTACACCTGGTCAGGTATGGGCAGGGTGCATAAAGGAGTTCGTGACCAAGGCCGATACCTTAATAGTCGACCAACCATCCAACGGCCTGAGGTCTTCTTCCTCCCCGACCTGCCCTCGGCACCTTTTTTCTCTCGGGAAGTACAGAGACATGATGTGGAGCTTCTGGAGCAGAGCTTCCCTGCCCTTCTGGCTGAGTTCGAGAGCATCTACCATCAACCTCCTGCCCGGAGCGGCTCCTCCCTCCCACCAGGGTGGAAAGTCAACAGCACTCCTCGTGGGCAGTGGTGGACTTACTATCTGGTCAATCAGGGGACCCCTTTGGTTCTTAATGTCAGGAGGTGTCCTCGGGCCTGGAGGGTCCTGGGCCAGCTGCGTACCTTCATCGCCAACAACGTGTTCGGAAACGCCTGCTTCTCTGTGCTGACTCCTGGAGCTCTGATCACTGAGCATTATGGTCCAACAAATGTCAGACTGCGCTGCCACCTGG GTCTCAGAGTGCCTCCTTCCTGTGAGCTTGTCGTTGGTGGAGAACCACAGTGCTGGTCTGAGGGCAGCTGTCTCCTTTTTGATGACTCCTTCCTCCACAGGGCCTTCCACGAGG GTGGTGCTGAGGACGGCCCCAGGGTGGTCTTCATGGTGGACCTCTGGCACCCCAATGTGGCCGCTGCTGAGAGACAAGCCTTGGACTACATTTTTACTCCGGGGCGCTTAGAGGATAAGGAAGGGAAATAA